Part of the Drosophila santomea strain STO CAGO 1482 chromosome 2L, Prin_Dsan_1.1, whole genome shotgun sequence genome is shown below.
TACTACTCTTTGCCGAAAGGGTACCTTCCAGTGTCTTCGTTTATTGTatcgtacatatgtatatttttctgGCCGGGCAATTCTTATGTGTGGCAACATGTTCGCCTCTGGAGTTTGTACACTCCATCCTTGTGCATACCACCTCCGCACTTGAAGCACTTTTTTATGCCCTTGCAGTGATTGGCGGTATGACCAAAACGAAAGCATCGGAAACACTGTACGAAGTGTACGAACGATTGAACCGCCACCATTGAATATAGAAATGTGCACTATTGgtatttaaattgatttgacAGAGTTGGTAAATACACACAAACAGATATGCacttaaaatacaatttattaaaaagtttacattttttttttaaatattactttaaaaattttaattttctggCCAATTTccttgcatttttaaaaacctGTCAACAAATCCGCACTCTAAAGAAgttatttttcttattaacTCTAGTGATCATTCATTTATCTCTGTATTCTCTCAAGAGAAGTGGTTTTCACCGcgaattgatttttttttaaaccatGAATACCCTAAATGTTAAGAAAAACATCGATGCCCATTAAACATCGATATCAACGATAACATTGAGTATTTGGCAGATATTTTTTACATCTCTATTGCACGTGTAGAATTTGTTTTGACCACAAGAATTTGTATAGCCGCTTATCTCTGCTCATTTTAACGTCAAGTATTAAGAAAAACAGCGGTTAAAGATGAAGTGGACAACTGCAAATATCAAACATGTCAATTACACAGCAAAGCACGAACTGTATGTGGGAACACACACGGGCTCCTTTAAACGTAAGTCCGTTGATTCTTTAACGAGCAGCACTTGCAATAATCACTTCAACTTTTTAGACCTCGTGCCTGCTTCCGACAAAACCCCTTATGGACAAAACAACCTGAGCGATTTGTGCACCTTGGGTAAAGATTCCCGCATCACTTCTCTCGCATTCGGCAACGACGATCAGACGGAGATCCTTTTAGGCCGGGCCAAGGACGCCGTGGAGATTCACTCCTTTATAGAGAAGGGGCATTCTAGGAAGACAGTATCCTTTAACGCCTCTCCAATCGTTGGCTTAGCCCGATACAACGACACGCTTATTGCCGGCATCGGCAACGGACAGATACAGAGCCTGAAGCTAGGGGCGAGCGATGAGTCCGAGCCCATGGTTATCACCACGGGTAACCAAATGGATCACCTGCGCCAATGCACGCAAGTCAGGAGCATTGTAGCCACTGGCGGAAAAGAGCGTCAAAACAATTTAAAGGTCTACGACCTAAGTTCCGATGGCAAGCAGATTTTCACATCAAAAAATTTGCCGAACGACTATCTGCAGCTGGAGGTTCCGGTTTGGGACAGCGATATCGGCTTTGTGGATGGGCCGAGTGTGCTTGCTACTTGCTCGCGAACCGGCTATGTTCGCATCTA
Proteins encoded:
- the LOC120458505 gene encoding WD repeat-containing protein 74, yielding MKWTTANIKHVNYTAKHELYVGTHTGSFKHLVPASDKTPYGQNNLSDLCTLGKDSRITSLAFGNDDQTEILLGRAKDAVEIHSFIEKGHSRKTVSFNASPIVGLARYNDTLIAGIGNGQIQSLKLGASDESEPMVITTGNQMDHLRQCTQVRSIVATGGKERQNNLKVYDLSSDGKQIFTSKNLPNDYLQLEVPVWDSDIGFVDGPSVLATCSRTGYVRIYDTRMQRRPVTCFASEEHGMSFTSLVAKGNFVYTGTTMGALKAFDTRRMKTHVHTYKGFTGGISDLHLDTSGRFLSSASLDRYVRIHDSETTVLLYQCYVKSKATKILIRQFENEPGVSEEIEEAAELQVDRNESEDKSVNATFVDSEYEHMFDQMPTVGDSDESEEGSSDIKHSKANLKRKSLGQSLKIKKKKVANS